The following proteins come from a genomic window of Gimesia chilikensis:
- a CDS encoding DUF1569 domain-containing protein, with translation MSAPTKARRTVSYASLQEIADDAQRLHAAGAPTTGNWSQGQIYDHLARLMDGSLDGFDFTAAWPLRKISKWIFKPLIFKKGMPAGFKLKGDAGRVLLPDPVADQAGLDHLLQAIYRLQNESQRHPSPVLEELTREEWDLLHRRHAELHMSFIAEPEA, from the coding sequence ATGTCTGCGCCCACCAAAGCCCGCAGAACCGTATCCTACGCATCGTTACAGGAAATTGCTGACGACGCACAACGTCTCCATGCTGCTGGTGCCCCCACCACGGGAAACTGGTCGCAGGGGCAGATCTATGATCATCTGGCACGATTGATGGATGGCTCTCTGGACGGCTTCGACTTCACCGCTGCCTGGCCGTTACGCAAGATTTCGAAGTGGATTTTCAAACCACTGATTTTCAAGAAAGGCATGCCCGCCGGTTTCAAATTGAAAGGGGATGCCGGCAGAGTCCTCCTTCCAGATCCAGTCGCAGACCAGGCGGGGCTCGATCATCTGTTGCAGGCGATTTACCGTCTGCAGAACGAATCGCAGCGTCACCCCAGCCCCGTGCTCGAGGAACTGACCCGCGAAGAGTGGGATCTGCTGCATCGTCGACACGCCGAACTGCACATGAGTTTCATCGCCGAACCGGAAGCCTGA
- a CDS encoding FAD-dependent oxidoreductase, with amino-acid sequence MAESQGNRIIVVGGVAGGASAAARARRCDEHAEIILFEKDEYVSFANCGLPYFIGEEITERSKLLVATPELFRNRFNIDVRTRHLVQSVNVENKTVSVLNRESGEVSEEPWDRLILSTGAAPITPPLPGIESENVFTLRNLNDADAIKAFIAEHGCQKAVVVGAGFIGLEMVEQLHHLKLETDLVELQPQVLPPLDPEMARLVQNELIDHDIKVHLGTAVVTIQTENNTATGVELGNGTQIAADLVILGIGVSPAIELAQAAGIEIGARGGIAVNDFMQTSHPDVYAVGDAVEYQHGVLGTPQRIPLAGPANRAGRIAGQHAASTSADPMIAPMGTAIVRVFGITAALTGLSKKFAELTQRKNRSIIVVGKHHAGYFPGAQQLFLKLTYDPESERILGAQSVGREGVDKRIDVIATAMKFKGTVRDLAGVDLCYAPPFGSAKDPVHIAAFVACNDLDELTRIIEVDADLSAYQILDVRSQQEVDTFRFPEITHIPVDELRGRLGELDASRPIITVCHSGMRAYIAARILQQSGFEDVHNLTGGMLMQRFARPELFE; translated from the coding sequence ATGGCAGAGTCGCAGGGAAACAGAATCATCGTCGTGGGAGGAGTCGCAGGGGGCGCCAGTGCTGCAGCCCGGGCACGTCGCTGCGATGAACACGCGGAAATTATTCTGTTTGAGAAAGACGAATACGTCTCTTTCGCCAACTGTGGTCTGCCCTATTTTATCGGCGAGGAAATCACCGAACGCAGCAAGCTGCTCGTCGCGACACCCGAGCTGTTTCGAAACCGCTTTAACATCGATGTCCGCACCCGGCACCTGGTACAATCAGTCAACGTCGAAAACAAAACCGTCTCGGTTCTCAATCGGGAGTCGGGTGAGGTGAGCGAAGAGCCCTGGGATCGGCTGATTCTCTCTACCGGTGCGGCCCCGATCACGCCCCCTTTGCCGGGCATCGAATCCGAAAACGTATTCACACTCCGTAATCTGAACGACGCAGATGCCATCAAGGCCTTTATCGCGGAGCACGGCTGCCAGAAAGCGGTCGTGGTGGGGGCCGGCTTTATCGGACTGGAGATGGTGGAACAGCTGCATCATCTGAAACTGGAGACAGATCTGGTCGAACTGCAGCCCCAGGTCCTGCCTCCACTCGATCCGGAAATGGCCCGCCTCGTTCAGAACGAACTGATCGATCACGACATCAAGGTGCATCTGGGAACAGCCGTCGTGACGATCCAGACTGAAAACAACACAGCCACCGGAGTCGAACTCGGTAACGGAACACAGATCGCTGCAGACCTGGTCATCCTGGGAATCGGCGTTTCCCCGGCGATTGAACTGGCCCAGGCCGCAGGCATTGAAATCGGCGCACGGGGCGGCATTGCCGTGAATGACTTCATGCAGACATCGCATCCAGACGTTTACGCGGTCGGCGACGCCGTCGAATATCAGCACGGCGTTCTGGGAACACCCCAGCGCATTCCGCTCGCCGGTCCCGCGAATCGCGCCGGACGTATCGCCGGTCAACATGCCGCCAGCACCTCGGCCGACCCGATGATTGCCCCCATGGGAACGGCCATTGTCCGTGTCTTTGGTATCACCGCAGCGTTGACGGGACTCAGTAAAAAGTTCGCGGAACTCACTCAACGTAAAAATCGTTCCATCATCGTTGTCGGCAAACATCACGCCGGCTATTTCCCCGGAGCCCAGCAGCTGTTTCTCAAGCTGACCTACGATCCTGAATCAGAGCGGATTCTGGGCGCCCAGTCTGTCGGTCGTGAAGGCGTCGATAAACGTATCGATGTGATCGCCACTGCGATGAAGTTTAAAGGCACCGTCCGCGATCTGGCCGGTGTCGATCTCTGTTATGCTCCGCCCTTCGGTTCGGCCAAGGATCCGGTCCACATAGCGGCGTTCGTTGCCTGCAACGATCTGGATGAGCTGACCCGCATCATCGAAGTCGATGCCGACCTCTCTGCTTATCAGATTCTCGATGTCCGTTCCCAACAGGAAGTCGACACGTTCCGCTTCCCCGAGATTACGCACATTCCCGTCGACGAACTCCGCGGTAGGCTGGGTGAACTCGATGCGTCGCGGCCGATCATCACCGTCTGCCATTCCGGGATGCGGGCTTATATCGCCGCCCGGATCCTGCAGCAGTCGGGTTTCGAAGACGTCCACAATCTCACCGGCGGCATGCTCATGCAACGCTTCGCCCGACCGGAGCTGTTTGAATAA